aatccaactaaagtgcacaataaatctttaatttacaatgtgttgatgttttttcacacaaaagtgtgaaaactgatggttgaattgaatttttccaaggaggaacactgaggaacatctttatttatttaagtatgtatatttatgtcgtcttacgtttgaataactaaattaaagcTAGGcttgactatttaagtgactatattctgtttataaactaagtattacattattgaTGCTCGACACAGCAACAAAAGACATTTCACCGGAAGTTTTCCAGCTGGCTTATGTTATTGCGGAAGTTCTAAAGGACGCTCCGTGCATATGGTccatttgtgaagattatcatgataaacaaaacatgtaaaaatCTTACTTTTGTTGCCCACAGAGCtcattttctgcaataatctaAAAGCCAATGGGAAATCCTATTGAGTTTTTGTCGAAGGAACCAGGGCGATGCTAAAAATACATCACTGCAGCACTCTTTCATCATGAAGATCAACTTGTTCTTTATTTTCTCTATGTTGAGGTTAGGGGATAatcatttaaacaaaataagttaCAGTCCAGACAAGACTAATAGTGTCCTTCacaaatatttaatcaaaattaaacacgtctacataaataaacataataatacataatgatAAAATATTACGTAAAACTTGCAGTatttttgttggtgtttgtacTCACCTAGTTTCTTTGAATATGTGTCTAGTTTATATGCAGCCTGCTCCAGAGCCGTAACCTGCTCCTCGATCTGGTTAATCTGATCCAGATAAGGCTGCAAACCGGCATCTAAATCcacaaaaataaacactttcaaTGTTACAATGATGTTAATAAAACACTCATAAGTGTACTTTATCTCTAAAGAACACTGTGATAGGACAATGTGGTTGCAAAATACTAAATGTCACATCAACAACATGAATAAACACATATGTtggttaattttatatataatcagAGCCGcatttctcacatttctgaTTGAGATCTTGCAGATTGCGGCTGATGTTGATGGATATGTCCTTCATCTCCATGTACTTCAGACTGGTGAGTTTGTTCATGTTCTCGAGGAGTTTGTAGTCCTCACAGGTGGCTGAGTAAACAGGACAAAAAATGACACACAAACATTTGCAAGTCTACAAACagattcattattattattatattctcATTACCAGTAAGCTCTCCCTGTAAGAAAACTGCCATTTTGTCAAACATGTCTCTGCAGAGCTCGTTGATATCTGGCTCGGCGGGTTCAGTGGCCTCCTCTGCAGTCTCCACACCTCCTTCATCTGTTACAGACAGCAAACACTTTTAATGTCCTGCTGAAACCTAGGGAGCTGCCTACCCTGGCAGAACTTCTGGGTATTAAAAGTGGTTTCCAAATGTCTATGATGCCACAAATTGCAGTCTAGGTAGTCAGCTTGATAGATTTAGAGACACAGACACAGTTTAGTCACTGTACAAAAAACGCATTCTTCAACGCAATTCAAACCGGTTGCATTAGCTTAACAGCATGTTCAACAGCAGCACTGTAGAGCAAAGAATCTCTATAGATGAACTTGCAGCATACAGTGACTTGCACACAACTTGCTTTATTTACAGAAGCAGCTCACTGTTATTACTGGGTCTTTTGACTTTTGGGGTCTCTGTCGCGTCGCTTGAGGCCGCATCTTTCCTGGGCTCGGGCTGGGCTGTGAGGTTGAGGTCGGTCGGTGGAGCGGGTGCTTTACAG
This genomic window from Chanodichthys erythropterus isolate Z2021 chromosome 4, ASM2448905v1, whole genome shotgun sequence contains:
- the bloc1s2 gene encoding biogenesis of lysosome-related organelles complex 1 subunit 2 isoform X2 produces the protein MAATGEEAAAMDSICKAPAPPTDLNLTAQPEPRKDAASSDATETPKVKRPNEGGVETAEEATEPAEPDINELCRDMFDKMAVFLQGELTATCEDYKLLENMNKLTSLKYMEMKDISINISRNLQDLNQKYAGLQPYLDQINQIEEQVTALEQAAYKLDTYSKKLEAKFKKLEKR
- the bloc1s2 gene encoding biogenesis of lysosome-related organelles complex 1 subunit 2 isoform X1, yielding MAATGEEAAAMDSICKAPAPPTDLNLTAQPEPRKDAASSDATETPKVKRPSNNNEGGVETAEEATEPAEPDINELCRDMFDKMAVFLQGELTATCEDYKLLENMNKLTSLKYMEMKDISINISRNLQDLNQKYAGLQPYLDQINQIEEQVTALEQAAYKLDTYSKKLEAKFKKLEKR